In Gasterosteus aculeatus chromosome 15, fGasAcu3.hap1.1, whole genome shotgun sequence, a single genomic region encodes these proteins:
- the mtfr1l gene encoding mitochondrial fission regulator 1-like isoform X2, whose protein sequence is METDANKPHGSTRSVVRRIGSTLPLRPPQRACFQELPGMPSLRPRDGPIVPTLADIAWIVADEEETYARVRSDNRPLKHEWRPTPLLVLHRNSSVPNFRREGKRVEGLRKPGVTAMNRTTALQDELSRLRAQIAKIVASDSDSNPVTPDLLSPDDTSMSFSMAPFETAPYQPAATAAASFVISDVTEEEEEEEEEEEGDVVSVVSELVPDPLPPVSMTASATFDLDRPSMEFREAEEDTVSLSKSTSFADVMDILKDMNRMKMSKDRYNRGCTSLREEDSASLISEVLRKKFVLKEEDTEAVKRK, encoded by the exons atggaaacggATGCA AATAAGCCTCATGGATCCACCCGTAGTGTTGTGAGGAGAATAGGTTCCACTCTTCCGCTTAGACCTCCACAGAGAGCATGCTTCCAG GAACTACCGGGCATGCCCAGTCTTCGGCCTAGAGATGGCCCCATCGTGCCTACCTTGGCCGACATAGCCTGGATTGTTGCAGATGAAGAAGAGACGTATGCCCGAGTGCG gAGTGACAATCGACCTCTGAAACACGAATGGCGGCCCACGCCTCTCCTGGTGCTCCACAGGAACTCGTCTGTACCCAACTTCCGCCGTGAGGGCAAAAGGGTGGAGGGGCTTAGGAAGCCTGGGGTGACGGCCATGAACCGTACCACTGCCCTGCAAGACGAGCTCAGCAGGCTGCGCGCACAGATCGCCAAGATTGTGGCAAGCGATTCTG actcCAACCCCGTGACCCCTGACCTGCTCTCCCCTGACGACACAAGTATGAGCTTCTCCATGGCGCCTTTCGAGACGGCGCCCTATCAGCCGGCCGCTACAGCTGCCGCTTCCTTTGTCATCAGTGAtgtcacagaggaggaggaagaagaggaagaggaagaagaaggagatgtGGTCTCTGTGGTGTCAGAGCTGGTCCCTGACCCCCTTCCGCCCGTTTCCATGACGGCATCAGCGACCTTTGATCTGGACAGACCCAGCATGGAGTtccgggaggcggaggaggataCAGTGTCTCTATCGAAATCGACCAGCTTTGCTGATGTTATGGACATCCTGAAGGACATGAACCGCATGAAGATGAGCAAAGACAG GTACAACAGAGGCTGTACGTCCCTCAGAGAGGAGGACTCCGCTTCTCTAATTTCAGAAGTTCTGAGAAAAAAGTTTGTCCTGAAGGAAGAAGATACGGAAGCTGTGAAACGGAAGTAG
- the mtfr1l gene encoding mitochondrial fission regulator 1-like isoform X1, which produces METDAEVIPIWQNKPHGSTRSVVRRIGSTLPLRPPQRACFQELPGMPSLRPRDGPIVPTLADIAWIVADEEETYARVRSDNRPLKHEWRPTPLLVLHRNSSVPNFRREGKRVEGLRKPGVTAMNRTTALQDELSRLRAQIAKIVASDSDSNPVTPDLLSPDDTSMSFSMAPFETAPYQPAATAAASFVISDVTEEEEEEEEEEEGDVVSVVSELVPDPLPPVSMTASATFDLDRPSMEFREAEEDTVSLSKSTSFADVMDILKDMNRMKMSKDRYNRGCTSLREEDSASLISEVLRKKFVLKEEDTEAVKRK; this is translated from the exons atggaaacggATGCA GAAGTTATTCCTATCTGGCAGAATAAGCCTCATGGATCCACCCGTAGTGTTGTGAGGAGAATAGGTTCCACTCTTCCGCTTAGACCTCCACAGAGAGCATGCTTCCAG GAACTACCGGGCATGCCCAGTCTTCGGCCTAGAGATGGCCCCATCGTGCCTACCTTGGCCGACATAGCCTGGATTGTTGCAGATGAAGAAGAGACGTATGCCCGAGTGCG gAGTGACAATCGACCTCTGAAACACGAATGGCGGCCCACGCCTCTCCTGGTGCTCCACAGGAACTCGTCTGTACCCAACTTCCGCCGTGAGGGCAAAAGGGTGGAGGGGCTTAGGAAGCCTGGGGTGACGGCCATGAACCGTACCACTGCCCTGCAAGACGAGCTCAGCAGGCTGCGCGCACAGATCGCCAAGATTGTGGCAAGCGATTCTG actcCAACCCCGTGACCCCTGACCTGCTCTCCCCTGACGACACAAGTATGAGCTTCTCCATGGCGCCTTTCGAGACGGCGCCCTATCAGCCGGCCGCTACAGCTGCCGCTTCCTTTGTCATCAGTGAtgtcacagaggaggaggaagaagaggaagaggaagaagaaggagatgtGGTCTCTGTGGTGTCAGAGCTGGTCCCTGACCCCCTTCCGCCCGTTTCCATGACGGCATCAGCGACCTTTGATCTGGACAGACCCAGCATGGAGTtccgggaggcggaggaggataCAGTGTCTCTATCGAAATCGACCAGCTTTGCTGATGTTATGGACATCCTGAAGGACATGAACCGCATGAAGATGAGCAAAGACAG GTACAACAGAGGCTGTACGTCCCTCAGAGAGGAGGACTCCGCTTCTCTAATTTCAGAAGTTCTGAGAAAAAAGTTTGTCCTGAAGGAAGAAGATACGGAAGCTGTGAAACGGAAGTAG